Proteins encoded in a region of the Paenibacillus wynnii genome:
- the pheT gene encoding phenylalanine--tRNA ligase subunit beta has protein sequence MKVSTGWLADYITLEGVAAEVLADKITAAGIEIDGVERRNKGITGIVVGYVKSKEKHPDADKLNVCIVDAGQDEDLQIVCGAKNVEAGQKIPVALVGAKLPGLDIKKAKLRGVLSQGMICSAKELGMNDKLLPKDQQEGILVLPEDTEIGQDIMKVLGLNDEILEFDLTPNRSDCLSMIGAAYEVSAILGRELSLPDPEAEIVEHATKSTADSISVKIEDEAYCSHYAVRYISGVKPAVSPLWMQNRLMAAGVRPINNIVDITNYVMLEYGQPLHAFDADKIEGGNITVRLASPNEVLTTLDGQERKLEPQMLVIADGVKPVALAGVMGGLNSEVTSETVNLVLESAKFDGGTVRKTSRQLGLRSEASLRFEKEVDPRSVIPALNRAAALIAQYAGGNVYSGIVQAGTDTVEEKVLTLSLDKLNRYLGTELSLLEVKTLFARLHFPCGDGDQGHIDVRVPTRRGDISYDVDLIEEIARLYGYDNIPTTPIEGPTTPGALTKPQALRRELRRLLSHGGYQEVLGYSFIQPEQGKLFPALSEGGRAVSLAMPMSEDRSILRTSVLPQLLDIAQYNTNRRQSDLALFEIGNVFFTDEEQLTRQPRELSVLSLLLSGNRAVKQWNVTTQPVDFFDLKGALETVFAYLGLTEAISYEGDSPEGYHPGRSASIYLNGNESRVKIGTMGQIHPELQRKQDLEDTYAAEVLLTPLYEAAQSRLQYRELPRFPGMERDIALVVDSSVPAGDLLALIRNHGGSLLQSVQVFDVYTGGKMEAGKKSVAFSLTYRHPEHTLTDEEVGVVHEQVLAALQQSFGAELRK, from the coding sequence ATGAAAGTATCAACCGGGTGGTTGGCTGATTATATAACGTTAGAAGGTGTTGCCGCCGAAGTGCTGGCGGATAAGATTACAGCTGCGGGTATTGAAATTGATGGCGTGGAGCGCCGCAATAAGGGAATTACCGGCATAGTAGTTGGCTATGTAAAGTCCAAGGAGAAACATCCAGATGCAGACAAGCTGAATGTATGTATAGTAGACGCCGGACAGGATGAGGACTTGCAGATTGTGTGCGGAGCTAAGAACGTTGAAGCGGGCCAAAAGATTCCGGTAGCACTTGTAGGAGCAAAACTGCCGGGTCTGGATATTAAGAAAGCGAAGCTGCGGGGTGTTTTGTCCCAAGGGATGATTTGCTCGGCGAAGGAATTAGGCATGAATGACAAGCTGCTGCCTAAGGATCAGCAAGAAGGAATTCTTGTTCTCCCCGAGGATACCGAGATTGGCCAGGATATTATGAAGGTTCTCGGTTTGAATGATGAGATCCTGGAATTTGATTTGACGCCTAACCGCTCGGATTGTCTCAGCATGATCGGTGCGGCTTATGAGGTAAGTGCCATTCTGGGCCGTGAGCTTAGTCTGCCTGACCCTGAAGCAGAAATTGTTGAGCACGCTACTAAGTCTACGGCAGATTCGATCTCCGTGAAGATTGAGGATGAGGCGTATTGCAGTCACTACGCGGTTCGTTATATAAGTGGTGTGAAACCAGCGGTGTCACCTCTTTGGATGCAGAATCGATTAATGGCGGCAGGTGTTCGCCCAATTAATAACATCGTAGACATCACGAATTATGTGATGCTGGAGTATGGACAGCCGTTGCATGCCTTTGATGCGGATAAAATAGAAGGCGGGAACATTACCGTCCGCTTGGCGAGCCCAAATGAAGTTCTCACTACACTTGACGGTCAGGAGCGTAAGCTTGAGCCGCAAATGCTCGTGATCGCTGATGGTGTTAAACCGGTTGCTCTTGCAGGCGTTATGGGCGGACTGAATTCAGAAGTAACGTCCGAGACGGTTAACCTGGTTCTGGAATCAGCTAAATTTGACGGGGGAACCGTACGCAAAACTTCACGTCAATTAGGTCTTCGTTCCGAAGCATCCCTGCGCTTTGAGAAGGAAGTAGACCCGCGTTCGGTCATTCCGGCTTTGAATCGTGCGGCAGCACTTATTGCTCAGTATGCTGGCGGTAATGTATATTCCGGTATCGTTCAAGCGGGAACCGATACAGTGGAGGAGAAGGTTCTGACCTTGTCACTGGATAAGTTAAACCGTTACCTGGGTACGGAATTATCGCTGCTTGAAGTGAAAACCCTGTTTGCCCGTTTGCATTTCCCATGCGGAGATGGCGATCAAGGGCATATTGATGTTAGAGTACCGACAAGACGCGGAGACATCAGCTACGATGTGGATCTCATTGAGGAGATTGCCCGCTTGTACGGGTATGACAATATCCCAACCACTCCAATTGAAGGTCCTACCACACCGGGAGCCTTGACTAAACCGCAGGCACTGCGCCGTGAACTGCGCCGTCTGTTATCGCATGGCGGTTATCAAGAAGTGCTCGGGTATTCCTTTATTCAACCTGAGCAAGGCAAGCTGTTCCCTGCTCTCTCTGAAGGCGGCCGTGCGGTTAGCTTGGCTATGCCGATGAGCGAAGACCGCAGTATTCTGCGCACAAGTGTGCTGCCGCAGCTGCTGGATATTGCCCAATATAATACGAACCGCCGCCAAAGTGATCTGGCGTTGTTCGAGATTGGCAATGTTTTCTTTACCGATGAAGAGCAATTAACCCGTCAACCGCGGGAACTTTCGGTACTGTCATTGTTGCTGAGCGGCAATCGTGCAGTAAAACAGTGGAATGTTACAACGCAGCCGGTTGATTTCTTCGACCTTAAAGGTGCATTGGAAACCGTATTTGCCTATCTGGGACTAACGGAAGCTATAAGCTATGAAGGGGACAGCCCAGAGGGTTATCACCCAGGCCGTTCGGCTTCAATATATCTGAATGGAAATGAAAGCCGCGTCAAGATTGGTACGATGGGGCAGATTCATCCAGAATTGCAGCGTAAACAGGATCTTGAGGATACCTATGCAGCTGAGGTTTTACTTACACCTCTGTATGAGGCCGCTCAGAGTCGTTTGCAGTATCGGGAGCTACCGCGCTTCCCTGGTATGGAACGTGATATTGCTTTAGTTGTAGATTCATCGGTTCCGGCGGGTGACTTGTTAGCATTGATCCGTAACCATGGAGGAAGCCTGCTTCAATCTGTTCAGGTATTTGATGTGTATACAGGCGGAAAGATGGAAGCCGGTAAAAAGAGTGTCGCATTCTCCCTTACGTACCGCCATCCCGAGCACACGCTAACGGACGAGGAAGTTGGAGTGGTTCATGAGCAGGTACTGGCCGCTCTTCAACAAAGTTTTGGTGCAGAATTAAGAAAGTAG
- a CDS encoding HPr family phosphocarrier protein: MQKTFRIIDEDGIHARPATALVNTATKFKETEAYAEAKGKKVTLKSILGVLSLGLEAGDTLTLITEGTEESDALNALQEIMIKEGLGELND; encoded by the coding sequence ATGCAAAAAACATTCAGAATTATCGACGAAGATGGAATTCACGCACGCCCAGCAACAGCTTTGGTTAACACAGCTACTAAGTTTAAGGAAACTGAGGCTTATGCAGAAGCCAAAGGTAAAAAAGTTACTTTGAAATCCATTCTAGGTGTTCTTTCATTGGGTCTTGAAGCAGGAGATACTCTTACTCTGATTACTGAAGGTACTGAAGAAAGCGACGCTTTGAACGCACTTCAAGAAATTATGATTAAAGAAGGGCTGGGCGAGTTGAATGACTAA
- the pulA gene encoding type I pullulanase codes for MKSNYINSESAMDRYEGKDLGLTYTPVSSVFKVWAPTAKSVSLVLYATGGNEDNLSSVSDIGDKGQLIQMQPWVDGLWQVKVSEDLIGKYYMFRVTFEEGTVQEVADPYATAVSANGVRTAIVDLKSTDPEGWTEDIAPPLLHPTDAVLYELHVRDFSIHDSSGMEHKGKYKAFTETGLKDDAGNALGIDHLVELGITHVHLMPVFDFQTIDELKSEGDASTRMPHFTDYNWGYDPQHYNVPEGSYSTNPANPVTRITEFKEMIQSLHRHGISVIMDVVYNHTYSVENGPFDRLVPGYFYRHDFTGRLSNGSGVGNELATERPMVRKYIKDSLYYWAKEYHIDGFRFDLMGLIDKVTMREITEELRLEVNPNFLIYGEPWTGGDSPLNTKTLKGIQRGKGYAVFNDNFRSAIKGDSDGWGRGFVTGEYGKESAIAEGIKGAIHDFADSPIESVNYVTAHDNLNLWDKILAVQGKRQEAGFPDIENGQLKDGGSVEEAVALSNPYVTVNEENVLDSETVRRSLLANGIVLTSQGIPFLHAGDEWLRSKYGDHNSYRSSDAINALRWNNKKEFMPVFKYYQGLLDLRRSHPAFRLHGRQEIERSLDFIRCDNGVVAYVLKNNAGSDSWNNIVVIFNANSWPISIDMPDQSNHWNIVVDHTRAGKEAFRTVEGREVQVEGLSMMVLYDECIQPGPRSKIIQVHYDRPDGDYRGWNLWVWGTGIQDGQCDFSFMENGRAVAIIEALPETETIGYILRVNDWEEKDGGGDRFIDCPPGEKLIKVVIHDRENDGGETAEDHLQLTS; via the coding sequence ATGAAAAGCAATTATATAAATTCAGAATCCGCAATGGATCGTTATGAAGGTAAGGACCTTGGTTTAACGTATACTCCGGTAAGCAGTGTCTTTAAGGTATGGGCACCCACAGCTAAATCTGTGTCGCTGGTCCTGTATGCTACAGGTGGAAATGAAGATAACCTGAGTTCTGTTTCCGATATCGGGGACAAAGGACAACTCATTCAAATGCAGCCTTGGGTGGATGGACTTTGGCAGGTTAAGGTAAGCGAAGATTTGATTGGGAAATATTATATGTTCCGCGTAACCTTTGAAGAAGGCACCGTTCAGGAGGTTGCGGATCCTTATGCGACTGCGGTATCTGCCAACGGCGTAAGAACGGCTATTGTGGATTTAAAGAGTACTGATCCGGAAGGTTGGACAGAGGATATAGCTCCACCTTTATTACACCCGACTGATGCCGTTCTTTATGAACTTCATGTCCGTGATTTTTCAATTCATGACAGCTCGGGAATGGAACACAAGGGGAAATATAAAGCGTTTACCGAGACGGGGCTCAAGGATGATGCAGGGAATGCACTGGGTATCGACCATTTAGTTGAACTGGGCATCACTCATGTGCATTTAATGCCTGTTTTCGATTTTCAGACCATTGATGAATTGAAGTCTGAAGGTGATGCAAGTACCAGAATGCCTCATTTCACAGACTATAACTGGGGTTATGACCCGCAGCATTATAATGTGCCGGAAGGCTCCTACAGCACGAATCCAGCCAACCCTGTGACCCGTATCACTGAATTCAAGGAAATGATTCAAAGTCTGCATCGTCATGGAATCTCAGTCATTATGGATGTCGTATATAATCATACCTATTCCGTGGAGAACGGTCCCTTCGATCGGCTGGTGCCGGGTTATTTTTACCGCCATGACTTTACCGGCCGACTCTCGAACGGGTCGGGTGTTGGGAATGAACTTGCCACAGAGCGGCCAATGGTACGCAAATATATAAAGGATTCGTTATACTACTGGGCTAAAGAGTACCACATTGACGGATTCCGCTTCGATCTTATGGGCTTGATTGACAAGGTGACCATGCGTGAAATTACGGAAGAGCTTCGCTTGGAGGTTAATCCTAATTTTCTTATATATGGTGAGCCTTGGACAGGGGGAGATTCTCCGCTGAACACCAAAACCTTGAAGGGTATACAACGGGGGAAAGGGTATGCTGTATTTAACGATAACTTCCGTTCTGCGATTAAAGGTGACAGCGATGGATGGGGAAGAGGCTTCGTAACGGGTGAGTACGGTAAGGAAAGTGCGATTGCCGAAGGTATTAAAGGGGCTATTCATGATTTTGCCGATTCCCCTATAGAATCCGTTAATTATGTTACGGCTCACGATAATTTGAACCTGTGGGATAAAATTCTAGCTGTGCAGGGGAAACGTCAAGAAGCAGGGTTTCCAGATATTGAGAACGGTCAGTTGAAGGATGGCGGCAGTGTCGAGGAAGCTGTAGCTCTTTCAAACCCTTACGTAACAGTAAATGAAGAGAATGTTCTGGATAGTGAAACGGTTCGCCGTTCCCTCCTCGCGAATGGGATAGTGTTGACCTCGCAGGGGATACCTTTCTTACATGCTGGAGATGAATGGCTTCGCAGCAAGTATGGTGACCACAACAGTTACCGGAGCAGTGATGCTATCAATGCCCTGAGATGGAACAACAAGAAGGAATTTATGCCTGTATTCAAATATTATCAAGGCTTACTGGATCTACGTCGCAGCCATCCGGCATTCCGCTTGCATGGTCGGCAGGAAATTGAACGCTCTCTAGATTTCATCCGCTGTGATAACGGGGTAGTAGCTTATGTACTGAAGAACAACGCCGGCAGTGACAGCTGGAATAATATTGTTGTGATCTTCAACGCCAATTCATGGCCGATTTCAATAGATATGCCTGACCAATCTAACCATTGGAATATAGTGGTGGATCATACCCGCGCGGGTAAGGAGGCCTTCCGTACCGTAGAGGGCAGAGAAGTGCAGGTTGAAGGACTGTCAATGATGGTTCTATACGACGAATGCATTCAACCAGGCCCGCGCAGCAAAATTATTCAGGTTCACTACGATCGCCCCGATGGTGATTATCGCGGTTGGAATCTGTGGGTATGGGGAACGGGAATACAGGATGGACAATGTGATTTTAGTTTTATGGAAAATGGAAGAGCAGTAGCTATTATTGAAGCGTTGCCGGAGACGGAAACGATTGGGTATATCCTAAGGGTTAATGATTGGGAGGAAAAGGACGGCGGCGGAGATCGATTTATTGACTGTCCTCCCGGAGAAAAGTTGATAAAGGTAGTGATTCATGATCGCGAAAATGACGGTGGAGAAACAGCAGAAGATCATCTGCAATTGACAAGTTAA
- the ptsP gene encoding phosphoenolpyruvate--protein phosphotransferase, producing MTKISGIAASAGIAVARAFILEHPDYTITKATISDTEAEVAKLNDALAKSKLELQSIKERTLAELGEKKAEIFESHLLILEDPELVSPVMDKIRDESVNADYALNEVAGQFIEMFENMKSAYLQERAADMRDVTKRVLNHLLGIHYVSPAEISEEVIVIAEDLTPSDTAQLNRQFVKGFTTNIGGRTSHSAIMARSLEIPAVVGTKNILSQVKSGDLIIVDGLSGEVLINPSEAIVAEYSKKQEAYDLQIAEWKKLRDEPTISADGKHVELAANIGTPNDVNGVIENGGEGVGLYRTEFLYMGRDKLPSEEVQYNAYRSVIENMGGKPVVVRTLDIGGDKELPYLDLPKEMNPFLGFRAIRLCLDRQDIFRTQLRALLRASVHGDLRIMFPMIATLGEFRAARDLMLEEKANLIAEGKEVSDNIQLGIMVEIPSTAVLADQFAKEVDFFSIGTNDLIQYTMAADRMNERVSYLYQPYNPAILRLVKIVIDAAHAEGKWTGMCGEMAGDATAIPLLLGLGLDEFSMSATSILPARSQISKLSAADMKELAAKALQMGTAEEVAELVQSIGK from the coding sequence ATGACTAAAATTTCAGGAATCGCGGCTTCAGCAGGGATTGCAGTAGCCCGTGCTTTTATCCTGGAGCATCCGGATTATACGATTACTAAGGCTACAATCAGCGATACGGAAGCAGAAGTCGCCAAGCTGAACGATGCGCTTGCAAAATCCAAATTGGAGCTGCAATCCATCAAAGAACGCACTTTGGCAGAGCTTGGAGAGAAAAAAGCTGAGATTTTCGAATCTCATTTGCTAATTCTCGAAGATCCGGAGTTGGTCAGCCCCGTTATGGACAAAATCCGTGATGAGTCTGTAAATGCAGACTATGCCTTGAATGAAGTAGCGGGTCAGTTTATTGAAATGTTCGAGAATATGAAGAGTGCTTATCTGCAGGAACGTGCGGCGGATATGCGTGATGTAACCAAACGTGTGTTAAATCATTTGCTCGGCATTCATTATGTAAGTCCTGCTGAAATAAGTGAGGAAGTTATTGTTATCGCTGAAGATTTGACACCTTCTGATACAGCACAGCTTAACCGTCAATTTGTTAAAGGATTTACAACGAATATCGGAGGCCGTACTTCCCACTCGGCAATTATGGCTCGTTCGTTGGAGATTCCTGCAGTTGTAGGTACCAAGAATATTCTTTCTCAAGTAAAATCCGGCGATCTTATTATTGTCGATGGTTTAAGCGGTGAAGTACTCATTAATCCTAGTGAAGCAATCGTTGCTGAATATAGCAAGAAGCAGGAAGCTTACGATTTACAAATCGCAGAGTGGAAAAAACTTCGTGATGAGCCTACGATCTCTGCGGACGGCAAGCATGTTGAGCTGGCTGCAAATATCGGAACGCCTAATGATGTGAACGGTGTAATTGAGAACGGTGGGGAAGGCGTTGGCCTTTACCGCACAGAGTTCCTGTATATGGGACGTGACAAGTTACCTTCCGAAGAAGTGCAATACAACGCTTACCGCTCTGTTATTGAGAATATGGGTGGTAAACCGGTTGTAGTCCGTACTCTTGATATCGGTGGAGACAAGGAACTGCCTTATCTGGACCTTCCTAAGGAAATGAATCCGTTCCTCGGTTTCCGGGCCATTCGTCTTTGCCTGGATCGCCAAGATATCTTCCGCACACAGCTGCGTGCTTTGCTGAGAGCAAGTGTTCATGGAGATTTGCGCATAATGTTCCCTATGATTGCTACGCTTGGCGAATTCCGTGCTGCGCGTGACTTGATGCTGGAAGAGAAAGCTAATCTTATAGCAGAAGGCAAGGAAGTTTCGGATAACATTCAGCTTGGTATCATGGTTGAGATCCCTTCAACAGCTGTACTGGCTGACCAGTTCGCTAAGGAAGTTGACTTCTTCAGTATCGGTACAAACGATCTTATCCAGTATACAATGGCTGCTGACCGTATGAATGAGCGGGTATCTTACCTGTATCAGCCTTATAATCCAGCTATCTTACGTTTGGTTAAAATTGTTATTGATGCTGCTCATGCTGAGGGCAAATGGACTGGAATGTGTGGTGAAATGGCTGGTGACGCTACAGCAATTCCATTGCTGCTGGGACTCGGGCTGGATGAATTCAGTATGAGTGCCACATCTATATTGCCAGCACGCAGTCAAATTTCCAAGCTGTCGGCTGCCGACATGAAGGAACTAGCTGCTAAAGCATTACAGATGGGGACTGCCGAGGAAGTTGCAGAACTCGTTCAAAGCATCGGAAAGTAG
- the pheS gene encoding phenylalanine--tRNA ligase subunit alpha — protein sequence MKQKLEALKIEALAKLQEVADPQALNDLRVKYLGKKGELTEVLRGMGGLSAEERPVIGQVVNDVRGAIEEIITAKQEAFQQQETQNRLQAEKVDVTLPGRSMAQGGIHPLTRVVQEIEDIFIGMGYRVAEGPEVETDYYNFEALNLPKNHPARDMQDSFYLTDDLLMRTQTSPVQIRTMQGMKGEAPVKIICPGKVFRRDDDDATHSFQFHQVEGLVIGRNIRMSDLKGTLQQFVQEMFGPHTGIRLRPSFFPFTEPSVEVDVSCFKCGGDGCRLCKQTGWLEILGAGMVHPKVLEMGGYDPAEFSGFAFGMGVERIAMLKYGIDDIRNFYNNDMSFVKQFKGV from the coding sequence ATGAAACAAAAATTGGAAGCACTAAAAATTGAGGCGTTAGCTAAGCTGCAGGAGGTTGCAGATCCGCAGGCTTTGAATGATCTACGTGTGAAATACCTAGGTAAAAAGGGTGAACTTACAGAGGTGCTGCGCGGTATGGGAGGTCTTTCTGCGGAAGAACGTCCGGTTATCGGGCAGGTTGTAAATGATGTGCGCGGTGCGATTGAAGAGATTATCACAGCTAAACAGGAAGCATTTCAGCAGCAGGAGACCCAAAACCGCCTGCAGGCGGAAAAAGTAGATGTGACATTACCGGGTCGCAGTATGGCTCAGGGAGGTATTCATCCTCTTACACGAGTGGTTCAAGAAATCGAGGATATCTTCATTGGTATGGGTTATCGTGTAGCCGAAGGTCCAGAAGTGGAAACCGATTACTACAACTTCGAGGCACTTAACCTGCCTAAAAACCACCCGGCCCGTGATATGCAGGATTCCTTCTACTTAACGGATGATTTGCTCATGCGCACCCAAACCTCCCCTGTACAAATTCGAACCATGCAGGGTATGAAGGGCGAAGCTCCTGTTAAAATCATCTGCCCCGGCAAGGTGTTCCGCCGTGATGATGATGATGCAACGCATTCCTTCCAGTTCCATCAAGTCGAAGGGTTAGTTATTGGACGCAACATTCGGATGAGCGATCTTAAAGGCACCCTGCAGCAGTTTGTACAGGAAATGTTCGGTCCCCATACAGGAATCCGTCTTCGCCCAAGTTTCTTTCCTTTCACTGAGCCAAGCGTAGAAGTTGACGTAAGCTGCTTCAAGTGTGGTGGTGATGGCTGTAGACTGTGTAAGCAAACAGGCTGGTTGGAAATTCTTGGCGCAGGCATGGTTCATCCCAAGGTGTTGGAGATGGGTGGATACGATCCTGCCGAATTCAGCGGTTTCGCCTTCGGTATGGGCGTGGAACGGATAGCTATGTTGAAATACGGAATCGACGATATCCGTAATTTCTACAATAACGATATGAGTTTTGTGAAGCAGTTCAAGGGCGTTTAG
- a CDS encoding diguanylate cyclase domain-containing protein has protein sequence MAGFSEVKVTRRLILLFAAISILLVAISIASLLYLNHTINKLSSSLYEDVYQNSELILNADRDLHQSSLALHSVLGQVTTEEERDQYAQVFEENIMQAKERIDTVAKNISSVKGLNTKFPGEDLLLAELKTELSSFDTSFAEWMSVGRSMISDRLKSNISPESFSSIAVNLQMNETRASLDKSENLVDSYAQQVTSHFKNQKSALFALYSLLLFLLILVIIYLGRKIIVLQNEMLEEQSLYQLIGETMSDFIVLTDPNGLILYASPSHSVALGHIPKKGEPLSNYIREPEIAWAKLKSVVQGTPRMSELRMRGADGQWVWLETKVSPIKGSRSFPAQFMLVSREITQRKQYEERLHKLAFYDHLTAIPNRAHFKMYMENLITQPEERRQKIALALLDCDRFKQLNDTLGHLAGDEFLQMLSRELQQTVKGAGQAFRIGGDEFAVVLHRFSSSEMLDEMLARLLELFNKSWSVNKGSSFHTSASIGVALYPLHGQSINDLLRAADLAMYRSKSHGGNEANLYNKAIDEGFPNQKNGRT, from the coding sequence GTGGCTGGTTTTTCCGAAGTCAAAGTAACTCGTAGATTGATCCTTTTATTCGCTGCTATATCCATTCTTCTGGTTGCTATAAGCATCGCCTCTTTATTATATTTGAACCATACTATTAATAAGCTCTCCAGTTCTTTATACGAAGATGTGTATCAGAATTCAGAACTCATCTTAAACGCAGATCGAGATCTTCATCAGTCCTCCTTGGCACTTCATTCCGTATTGGGTCAAGTAACAACCGAGGAAGAACGAGATCAATACGCTCAGGTATTTGAAGAGAATATTATGCAGGCAAAAGAGCGAATCGATACCGTAGCTAAGAATATCTCCTCAGTTAAGGGACTCAATACCAAGTTTCCGGGTGAAGATTTACTACTGGCTGAACTTAAAACGGAGCTGTCGTCCTTCGATACCTCCTTCGCCGAATGGATGTCCGTTGGTCGAAGTATGATATCTGACCGTTTAAAGAGTAATATTAGCCCGGAGTCATTCTCCAGTATTGCAGTAAATCTGCAGATGAATGAAACCCGGGCCAGTCTCGATAAATCCGAGAATCTTGTAGATAGCTATGCTCAGCAGGTAACCAGTCATTTTAAAAACCAGAAGAGTGCCTTGTTCGCCCTGTATTCCCTTCTGTTGTTTCTTCTAATCCTGGTTATTATCTACTTAGGCCGAAAAATTATCGTGCTGCAAAATGAAATGTTAGAGGAACAGTCTTTGTATCAGCTTATTGGTGAAACCATGTCCGACTTTATTGTACTGACCGACCCCAACGGTTTAATTCTGTATGCATCGCCATCACATTCTGTGGCACTCGGGCATATTCCTAAAAAAGGGGAACCGCTTTCTAATTATATTCGTGAACCGGAAATTGCTTGGGCCAAGCTAAAAAGTGTTGTTCAAGGAACGCCTCGAATGTCTGAACTGCGGATGAGGGGAGCGGATGGGCAATGGGTCTGGTTGGAGACAAAAGTCTCCCCGATCAAAGGAAGTCGTTCCTTCCCTGCTCAGTTCATGCTCGTATCCCGTGAAATTACGCAACGCAAACAATACGAAGAGCGACTTCACAAATTAGCCTTCTATGATCATCTAACGGCTATACCTAACAGGGCGCATTTCAAAATGTACATGGAGAACCTGATCACCCAGCCGGAAGAACGGCGTCAGAAAATAGCCCTTGCCTTACTGGACTGTGACAGGTTCAAACAGCTAAACGATACACTCGGCCATTTAGCCGGTGATGAATTTCTCCAGATGCTCTCTCGGGAGCTTCAGCAAACTGTAAAAGGGGCCGGACAGGCATTTCGCATCGGAGGCGACGAATTTGCGGTCGTTCTTCATCGCTTCTCATCTTCAGAAATGTTGGACGAAATGCTAGCCCGTCTGCTCGAGCTCTTCAATAAATCATGGTCGGTTAACAAAGGCTCAAGCTTTCACACCTCTGCAAGCATAGGGGTAGCCCTGTATCCGCTGCACGGTCAAAGCATCAACGATCTCCTGCGCGCTGCCGACCTGGCCATGTACCGTTCCAAAAGTCATGGGGGCAACGAAGCTAATCTGTACAATAAGGCCATTGATGAAGGGTTTCCGAATCAAAAGAATGGACGTACTTAA